The Sphingomonas sanxanigenens DSM 19645 = NX02 genome includes a region encoding these proteins:
- a CDS encoding RidA family protein: MREQVITTPDNYEPYLLSQGIRFGDLLFISGQAGAGDDGRIVEGGFRAQGEQAFANLRRALEAGGSRLENVIKVTIFVTDMSRFDEVVELRRRFFSAPYPADTIAEVRALYDPAAMIEIEAIAAV, from the coding sequence ATGCGCGAACAGGTCATCACCACGCCAGACAATTACGAACCCTATCTGCTCTCGCAGGGCATCCGCTTCGGCGATCTGCTGTTCATCTCCGGCCAGGCCGGCGCCGGCGACGACGGCAGGATCGTCGAGGGCGGCTTCCGCGCGCAGGGCGAACAGGCCTTCGCCAACCTGCGCCGCGCGCTCGAAGCCGGCGGATCGCGCCTGGAGAACGTGATCAAGGTGACGATCTTCGTCACCGACATGAGCCGGTTCGACGAGGTGGTGGAACTGCGCCGGCGGTTCTTCTCGGCGCCCTATCCAGCCGACACCATTGCCGAAGTCAGGGCGCTCTATGATCCGGCGGCGATGATCGAGATCGAGGCGATCGCGGCGGTCTGA
- a CDS encoding c-type cytochrome, protein MRGVGCVIALAALTLTLSGCGDGGRAERRAALGPNPTFADYRKAADPAHGARLFNACAGCHPISPGALDRGGPNLFGIMGKPVATASRRFGYSGALRAVGGRWTPELMDRWVADPRKLAPRTSMNFQGIGDPLDRADLIAWMETQGR, encoded by the coding sequence ATGCGTGGGGTGGGGTGCGTGATAGCGCTGGCGGCGCTGACACTTACGCTCTCCGGCTGCGGCGATGGCGGCCGGGCGGAGCGGCGGGCCGCGCTGGGGCCGAACCCGACCTTCGCGGATTACAGGAAGGCCGCCGATCCGGCGCACGGCGCGCGGCTTTTCAACGCCTGCGCCGGCTGCCACCCGATCAGCCCCGGCGCGCTCGACCGCGGCGGCCCCAATCTGTTCGGCATCATGGGCAAGCCCGTCGCCACAGCGAGCCGCCGCTTCGGCTATAGCGGCGCGCTGCGCGCGGTGGGTGGGCGCTGGACGCCGGAGCTGATGGACCGCTGGGTGGCGGATCCGCGCAAGCTGGCGCCGCGCACGTCGATGAACTTCCAGGGGATAGGCGATCCGCTGGACAGGGCGGATCTGATCGCGTGGATGGAGACGCAGGGCAGGTGA
- a CDS encoding PLP-dependent aminotransferase family protein — protein sequence MQNWTPDLTAAHGPKYLAIAEALAHDVRTGRLAAGDRLPPQRALAEALGVDLTTITRAYGEAQRLGLIEGDGRRGSFVRAAAAPAPAVALSEPVDTGMNAPPEIPQLLAPAIQRTMAALLAHPHAAPPLHYQPTGGMAAVRAVGARLLGARGIACGEDDVLVTAGGQHALHAIVSAELRAGDAVGVAARTYPGFLALARRYALWLVPIAGDAGGIDPDALDAACREPGLRALYVVPTNDNPTTITLDLDRRRGIAAVAERHGLILIEDDAYGLLPEAPLPPLASLAPARTWHVASTSKILTPGLRVAWARAPDVGAAWRLAGDLHETAIMAPPLNAALVASWAEDGTLETLTAAVRAEAAARQAIVRATLAAGSYRAQPEGYHFWMDLPERGDPAGIVAALRPTGLSVVAGDAFAVDPAGATPALRVSIGGIIPRDRLERALALLRALTGPDARLRTAMV from the coding sequence ATGCAAAACTGGACGCCCGATCTCACCGCTGCCCACGGCCCCAAATATCTCGCGATTGCCGAGGCGCTGGCGCACGACGTGCGCACCGGCCGGCTGGCGGCAGGAGACCGGCTGCCACCCCAGCGGGCGCTGGCCGAGGCGCTGGGGGTGGACCTGACCACCATCACCCGTGCCTATGGCGAGGCACAGCGGCTGGGGCTGATCGAGGGCGACGGCCGGCGCGGCAGCTTCGTGCGCGCCGCCGCTGCGCCGGCCCCGGCGGTGGCGCTGAGCGAGCCGGTGGATACCGGGATGAATGCGCCGCCGGAGATCCCGCAACTGCTCGCACCCGCGATCCAGCGGACGATGGCGGCTTTGCTCGCCCACCCCCATGCCGCCCCGCCCCTCCACTATCAGCCGACCGGCGGCATGGCCGCGGTTCGCGCGGTGGGCGCGCGGCTGCTGGGCGCACGCGGCATCGCCTGCGGCGAGGATGATGTGCTCGTCACCGCGGGCGGACAGCATGCGCTGCACGCGATCGTCAGCGCCGAGTTGCGCGCCGGCGATGCGGTGGGCGTCGCGGCGCGCACCTATCCCGGTTTTCTCGCGCTGGCGCGGCGTTACGCGCTGTGGCTGGTGCCGATCGCGGGCGATGCGGGCGGGATCGATCCCGACGCGCTCGATGCCGCCTGCCGCGAGCCGGGGCTGCGCGCGCTCTATGTCGTGCCGACCAACGACAATCCGACGACGATCACGCTCGACCTCGACCGCCGCCGCGGGATCGCCGCGGTCGCCGAGCGCCACGGGCTGATCCTGATCGAGGATGATGCCTATGGCCTGTTGCCCGAGGCGCCGCTGCCGCCGCTCGCCAGCCTCGCGCCCGCGCGGACCTGGCATGTCGCCAGCACCTCCAAGATCCTGACGCCCGGGCTGCGCGTCGCCTGGGCGCGCGCGCCCGATGTCGGCGCGGCCTGGCGGCTGGCGGGCGACCTGCACGAAACCGCGATCATGGCACCGCCGCTCAACGCCGCGCTGGTCGCAAGCTGGGCGGAAGACGGCACGCTGGAGACGCTGACTGCGGCGGTGCGCGCCGAGGCGGCAGCGCGGCAGGCGATCGTCCGCGCGACCCTGGCGGCGGGATCCTATCGCGCCCAGCCCGAGGGCTATCATTTCTGGATGGACCTCCCCGAACGCGGCGATCCCGCCGGGATCGTCGCCGCGCTGCGCCCGACCGGGCTGTCGGTGGTCGCCGGTGACGCCTTCGCGGTCGACCCCGCGGGCGCCACCCCCGCGCTGCGCGTATCGATCGGCGGCATCATCCCCCGCGACCGGCTGGAGCGCGCCCTCGCCCTGCTGCGCGCGCTGACCGGGCCGGATGCGCGGCTGCGGACGGCGATGGTCTAG
- a CDS encoding DUF983 domain-containing protein: MQNQAPHEQVASQGDWPILPPFKTGIRGRCPRCGVGRLFDGFLKLRPGCDHCGLGYGFADPADGPAFFVLCFACIPAVTIAMLIEIRFSPPFWVHLVTSLPFLLLTCIPPLRPLKGWLICSQYFFRAREGRLSPGTPAGPE; this comes from the coding sequence ATGCAGAATCAGGCCCCCCATGAACAGGTGGCGTCGCAGGGCGACTGGCCGATCCTGCCGCCCTTCAAGACCGGCATTCGCGGGCGCTGCCCGCGCTGCGGCGTCGGCCGCCTGTTCGACGGCTTCCTGAAGCTGCGGCCCGGCTGCGACCATTGCGGGCTGGGCTATGGCTTCGCGGACCCGGCCGACGGCCCCGCCTTCTTCGTGCTGTGCTTCGCCTGCATCCCCGCGGTGACGATCGCGATGCTCATCGAGATCCGGTTCAGCCCGCCCTTCTGGGTGCATCTGGTGACATCGCTGCCCTTCCTGCTGCTCACCTGCATTCCGCCGCTGCGGCCGTTGAAGGGCTGGCTGATCTGCAGCCAATATTTCTTTCGCGCACGCGAGGGGCGGCTCTCCCCGGGCACGCCCGCCGGCCCCGAATGA